The Mesorhizobium sp. AR10 genome includes the window ATGGCCGACACAACGGAACTCCCGATCGATGAATATGGACCGGCCCAAGAAAACGGCAAGATATTTCGGCCGACGAAATCGCGGCACGATGCGAAGCATCAGCCGATGACCGACAAGCCGGCGACCACTTACGTCGTGAGCGTATTTCGGGATTTGGCGTTCTAGCTGGTAAGAAGAAGCCGCATGCTGGCGCGCAACGCCCTGGCGTGAAAAAGGCGTTGGCTCCCCGGGCCGGATTCGAACCAGCGACCAACCGGTTAACAGCCGGTTGCTCTACCACTGAGCTACCGGGGAACAGAGGCTCTCATGTGAGTGGCGCAGCCTATAGCAAACCCGTTTCGGCTTTGCAAAGAAGCATTTCGCATTTTTTCGGCGCTTTTTCATGCGACGGTTTCTGGCAATCGCCGGCAGACGCCCTCATATGAGCTGTCCCGCCCTCGTCAGCGGAACCGAAAAGGGCAGTTGCGGCTTTTACCAGCAATGGCTTTACTCCTTGGGAAGCGGATTGACGTTCGACATGACTGCAGCAGGCGACAATCAGGCACCGGCGCGGAAAATCACGGTCTTCGGCCGCGAATTCACCATGCCGCGCTCACGCGGCCTCAGGATTGCGATCGGCGCCGTCCTGGTCTTCTTCGGCATTCTCGGCTTCCTGCCGATTCTGGGTTTCTGGATGATCCCGCTCGGATTGCTCGTGCTTTCCTACGAGTTCGCTCTGGTGCGCCGCCACCGGCGCCGGCTCGTCGTGTGGTGGGAGCGGCGGCGGCGGCCGAACTGAAGTCGGGGCCGACGCTGGACAAATGCCGGCGAGAGGCCCTTCAACCATCGATACCTCGGACATAGCGGCCGAAGCGCTTTTCCAGGCCTTCGCAAATCTCCTTGAGAACAGCGGCAGCCGAAGCCAAGTGTGCACGATCGTGCGGTTGGCACCCTCGATGCTGAGGCGGTCGATGGTGCTGCGCAAGCTCTTCGCATCTCAGCAGCGACAATCCGCGCTAGGCGGTCGTGTCCCGGTCTGGCATTGTCCGGCGCGTTGCGGCTTCCCTTCAATTGCCCTGCGCAAGCTGCCGGTTTCGAGTTTTCCGCGACTGCACACCACGCTTGGCATGCTTAACGATTGGCCAACATCCGATTGCATTGTATGCATCGATGATTCGACACGTGGCACTCTGGCCAGAGGAAACCGCCCGGAATGCACCATGGCCGCTTGACGGCATTTTCGCCGCAACCTATTGGAACCGGGTGGAACGCCGGGAGCAACGAGGCCTCGTGGCGGAGTGGTTACGCAGAGGACTGCAAATCCTTGCACCCCGGTTCGATTCCGGGCGAGGCCTCCAGGCGCCCGAGCTCCCGCGCGTCAGCGCCGGAGCTTGAGTTCCGGTCGAAATGAACCGCGGTCTTGCGCGGCAAGCGGATTGGTTTTTGGGCGGATTGGTTGGGACATGAGCGCTGATTTCTCCGAACTTCGCGTGAAAATGGTCGACGGTCAGGTCCGTACCACCGACGTGACCAGCGCGCCGCTGCTGGATGCGATGCTCGTCGTGCCGCGCGAGGCGTTCGTCGGCGCCGGCCAACGCGATCTCGCCTATATCGACGAGGACATCCGCATTTCCAACGGCTTGGACGGTGGTGGCGCGCGCTATCTCATGGAGGCTTCGCCGCTAGCCAAACTGTTACAGCTGGCCGAGGTCAACGCCAGCGATTGTGCGCTCGATGTCGGCTGCGGCACCGGCTATTCCACGGCTCTGTTGTCGCGGCTGGCAAGGTCTGTGGTCGCGCTGGAAAGTGATGCGGCGCTGGCCGAAACGGCCAGAGCGACGCTTTCGGGGCTGGGCTGCGACAACGTAACCGTGGTTACCGGGCCCCTGCCGCAAGGCCATGCCGCCAAGGCGCCTTACGACGTGATCTTCATTGGTGGCAGCGTCGAGGAAGTGCCGGCGGCGCTGCTCGACCAACTCGCGGAAGGCGGCCGCCTGGTCGCCGTAGAGGGACAGGGCAATTCGGGCGTAGCCCGACTGTTTATCAAGGCGAGGGGGGTTGTGACCGGAAGACGGGCATTTAATGCGGCAATAAAGCCACTACCCGGCTTTGAACGCATTCACGCGTTCCAATTCTGAGTGATTTTGCCTTGCAGCAGAAGCGTTGTCATGATCGCTTGTGTTTGAACAATTGTTGCTGGTCCGCACAATCGGGGCGCTGTGGGGGCTGACAGCAGGGAACTTCAAAAGCCACGCCGGCTGCTCAAGGAGGAGAAGCCGGCGTTGCGCAGTTCCCACGGAAAACGAATGAGGGATAAAACGTGCCGTCCATACGCAAGAGTCTTTTTGCCGCCGTCCTCGTTTCCGCGACCGCGCTTTCTCCGATAGTCGCCTCTGCGGAAACCATTTTCGGCGCGCTTTCCAAGGCCTACCAGAACAATTCCTCGCTGAATTCCGCCCGTGCCGGTGTCCGTGTCACCGACGAGGGCGTGCCCCTCGCCAAGTCCGGCTGGCGCCCGACCATCAATGGACAGGCTGACGTCGACTACCAGAACACGCGCGTCAGCGGCGCCAGCAACAAACTTTCGAGCGCCAGTGTCGGTATCGTGATCAACCAGAGCCTGTTCGACGGGTTCCAGACCAGGAACAACGTCGCTGCCGCCGAATCGCGGGTCAGCGCCTCGGTCGAAAGCCTGCGCAACACCGAAGAGAACATTCTGTTTACTGCGGCGCAAGCGTATATGGACGTGATACGCGACCGGCAGGTGGCGGTGCTGACCGAGCAGAACCTGCAGTTCCTCACCGAGCAAGCGCGCGCGGCACGCTCGCGCTTCGAGGTTGGCGAAGGCACGCGCACCGACGTCGCCCAGGCCGACGCCTCGCGTTCGTCCGCCGTGGCGCAGTTGAGTGCCGCGCGTGCGCAGGCACTGGCAAGTGCGGCGTCCTATCATCAGATCGTCGGCGATGAACCGGGCAAGCTCAAGGGCGCTTCACCGTTGGCGAAGCTTTTGCCATCGAACCTGGGTGCGGCGATCACCATCGCATCCGCCGAGCATCCGGCCATCCTGGCCACCCAGCATCTGGTCGATGCGGCGGGGTTTTCGGTGAAATCGAACGAAGGCGCCCTGCTGCCGCAGCTTTCCGCTTCGGCCGGTATTTCCCAGGATTATCTGCACCGTAGTCCGGATATCGGCACCAACGGCGATTCGACCTCGGCCAATATCGGCGCGACGCTGACAATCCCGATCTATTCGGGTGGCCGTACCTCGGCATTGGTTAGGCAGTCGAAGGAATCGCTCAGCCAGGCCCGGATCGAGGTCGATGTCAGCCGCGACCAGGTGCGCAACGCCGTCACCTCGGCATGGACGCAATACACCGCCGCGCAACAGGGTGTCGTTGCCAACAGGGAGGTGATCGCCGCCGCGCAATTGGCTTTGAATGGCGTCATCGAAGAGCGCAATGTCGGCCAGCGCACCACGCTCGACGTGTTGAACGCCCAGAACGCCGTCATCACTGCGAAGATCGAGCTTGCCAACTCCGAACATGATGTCGTGGTGGCGAGCTATGCCATCCTTTCGGCGATCGGCCGTCTGTCGGTCGAACGCCTCGCTCTGCAGGTGACGAAATACAGACCTGAAGAGCATTACAACGCGGTCAAGGACAAGTGGATCGGCCTGCGCACGCCGGATGGCCGCTGACCACGTCAGCCAATCCAAATCTGCCGATTCAAAGTGCTGGAGCGCCGCGCGTCATAAAAGGATGCGGGCGCTCTAATCTGTTGAAATCCAACATGTCCCCAGATTGGGGATTCTCGGATGACGATCCGTCGGGTACCCTATCGCCATGATTCGAATCCGGCTTTTGCCGGACAGGAAATCTGCAACGGGTCACAAAGGCGGCGGATGTGACGATGGCGACGGCAAGCAGCGCGCAGCGCGAACCTTCCATGGAAGAAATACTGGCTTCCATCAGGCGGATCATCGAAGACAGCGACACCGGCCGCAAGCAGCCGGGTGAAGCGGACGAGTTGCGCCAGGATCTCGAGCCGGCTCCGGCGGCCGAGCCGGCATCGGATGTGGATGCCTTCCGCAGCGAGCTGCATGCCGAAGCCGGCACCAGGAAGCCGATCACGCTGGCAGAAGTACAAGCGCAACTGGCGGCGACTGAGCCGGTTATCGCGCGCATGGAAACACCGGTACGCTTAGACCCGGCCCCGGTGGAGGCGCCGGCGGCGCGTGCCCCCACTACTTTGGCCCCCACTACCTTGGCCGAAGTGAGCGCAAGGATCGCCGCCGAGTCTGCCCCGACAGCAAAAGCAGATGCGCCGGCGACGGCAAGGATTGCGGAAACCAGCGATAGCATCGTGACCGATTGGCGGCGCGAGATTGCCGCTGTCGGCGAAGCGACAAAGACCGCTGCTGTGGTCAAGCCGGTCAAGGTCGAGATGCGACGGACGCCGGAAGCCGAGCCGGAAGCTGCAATTTTCGAGGATGACTTGACGGCCGAGCCGGCTTTCGGGCCGACGCCTTCGCACAGCGAGCCGACGCTTTCGCACAGCGAGCCGACGCATTCGGGCAGCGAACCGACGCCTTTGCGCAGCGAGTTGGCGCACCAGGCCAGCGGCGATGCCCCGCCGGCCCGCCCGGCGATCCTTTCGGAACGCACCGGCCGGCAAGTTGCCGCAGCTTTTGGCGAGCTTTCCGACGCGTTTGCCAGCCGCAGCAAGAAAACCTTCGACGAGATGGCCGAGGAGATGCTGAGGCCGATGCTGCAGGACTGGCTGGACAAC containing:
- a CDS encoding PGPGW domain-containing protein produces the protein MTAAGDNQAPARKITVFGREFTMPRSRGLRIAIGAVLVFFGILGFLPILGFWMIPLGLLVLSYEFALVRRHRRRLVVWWERRRRPN
- a CDS encoding TolC family outer membrane protein codes for the protein MPSIRKSLFAAVLVSATALSPIVASAETIFGALSKAYQNNSSLNSARAGVRVTDEGVPLAKSGWRPTINGQADVDYQNTRVSGASNKLSSASVGIVINQSLFDGFQTRNNVAAAESRVSASVESLRNTEENILFTAAQAYMDVIRDRQVAVLTEQNLQFLTEQARAARSRFEVGEGTRTDVAQADASRSSAVAQLSAARAQALASAASYHQIVGDEPGKLKGASPLAKLLPSNLGAAITIASAEHPAILATQHLVDAAGFSVKSNEGALLPQLSASAGISQDYLHRSPDIGTNGDSTSANIGATLTIPIYSGGRTSALVRQSKESLSQARIEVDVSRDQVRNAVTSAWTQYTAAQQGVVANREVIAAAQLALNGVIEERNVGQRTTLDVLNAQNAVITAKIELANSEHDVVVASYAILSAIGRLSVERLALQVTKYRPEEHYNAVKDKWIGLRTPDGR
- a CDS encoding PopZ family protein, translating into MATASSAQREPSMEEILASIRRIIEDSDTGRKQPGEADELRQDLEPAPAAEPASDVDAFRSELHAEAGTRKPITLAEVQAQLAATEPVIARMETPVRLDPAPVEAPAARAPTTLAPTTLAEVSARIAAESAPTAKADAPATARIAETSDSIVTDWRREIAAVGEATKTAAVVKPVKVEMRRTPEAEPEAAIFEDDLTAEPAFGPTPSHSEPTLSHSEPTHSGSEPTPLRSELAHQASGDAPPARPAILSERTGRQVAAAFGELSDAFASRSKKTFDEMAEEMLRPMLQDWLDNNLPTLVERLVREEIERVARGA
- a CDS encoding protein-L-isoaspartate O-methyltransferase family protein — translated: MSADFSELRVKMVDGQVRTTDVTSAPLLDAMLVVPREAFVGAGQRDLAYIDEDIRISNGLDGGGARYLMEASPLAKLLQLAEVNASDCALDVGCGTGYSTALLSRLARSVVALESDAALAETARATLSGLGCDNVTVVTGPLPQGHAAKAPYDVIFIGGSVEEVPAALLDQLAEGGRLVAVEGQGNSGVARLFIKARGVVTGRRAFNAAIKPLPGFERIHAFQF